CGACGGGCTTGGCCAGCGAGTGATACGTCATGTGCAGGAGCGCCCCGAAGACTCCCGCCTCGACGCCGAGGCCCACGCCGATCGCCATAATCCCCACATGCTCGATGCTCGAGTAGGCGAGCAGGCGCTTCAGGTTCCACTGAATCAGGATGAACGGCGTGGCGATGAGCACGGACAGCAGACCGAGTGCCAGCAGGAGATCGCCCGAGAAGTCTGGCCCAATGGCCGCCTTGGAAATCAGGTGAATACGCAGCATGCAGTACAAGGCGCCGTTCAACATGCCAATGGCCATGAGCGCGACGGCGGGCGACGGCGCCTCACGATACGCGTCCGGCTTCCAGGTGTGCATCGGCGCCAGCCCGGCCTTCGTGCCGTAGCCGATCAGCGCGAACACGACGCCGAGCCGCAGCGTGAAAGGATGCAGTTCCGGGGCGACCTGCATGAAGCGCGTCCAGTGAAGCGCCGGCATGCCCTCACCGAGGGAGCCCTGACCGGAGGCGAACAGCAGCACCGTGCCGAGCAGCGCAAAGGCCAGACCGAGGCTGCCGAGCATTAGGAATTTCCAGGCCGCCTCGAGCGACGTGTCCCGGTCGTGAAAGCTAATGAGGAACACCGACGCGAGCGTGGTCAACTCCACGGCGATCCACATGACACCGAGATTGTTCGACACCGAGACGAGCAGCATCGCGAACACATACGCCGGGATCAGGCCGTAGAACTCGCGGCGCATCCGGGGCGTCACCAGTCCCCGTGACTCGTTGCGTCGCAGGTAGCCGACGCCGTAGGCGCTCGCGACCAGGCCGACAAACCCGCACAGGACGAGCACGAGGGCCGACAGGCCGTCCACGCGAACCGCGTCCGAGAACGCCGCCGGGATGCCGCCCGCCAGAAACTGCGCGGCGGTGCCGAGGCACAGACCAAACGTCAGCGCCAGGCCGCCGACCATGGTGGCTTCCTTCAGCGGACGCGGCCCACCGAGCCCTCCGGCGACGGCGGTGAGCAGCGGAACGACAAGTGTCCAGACGAGAAGGTTCACAACTACCCTTTCAGCTTCGACAGACGGCTCACGTCCATCGACTCGAACCGGCCGACGATGCGCTGGACCAGGACGCCGAGGACCAGCACCGCAAGAATCACGTCGAACGAAATTCCCAACTCGACGATGAGAGGCATGCCGGAGGTGACGCCCACAGCCACCAGGAAGACCGCGTTCTCCACCGTCATCAGCGCCAGAATCTGGGTGATCGCCTTCTTGCGCGTCACCATCAGGAACAGGCCGATCAACAGCAGCGACATGGCGACGCCGATCAGGTGGTGGCTCACCCCGCGCGCGCCCGCTTCAAAGCCCGTGCTCACCCGGTAGCCGACCACGGTGAGGCCCAGGCAGACCAGCAACGAGGCCGGGACGTTGAGAAAGGGCTCGATCTCGCGGTGAATGCCGATGCGATCCACCATCCTCATCAGAAACCACGGGATCAGCAGGGCCTTCAGCGCCACGGTCAGGACCGCCGTGACGAACAGCTCGGGCCGGCCTTCGGAGATCGCCATGGTCGCGGCGACAATGCCCAGCAGCAGCGACTGGGCGCCATAGAGCCTGATCGCGGTGAACAAGGCCTTCTGGCCCACCATCAGGTAGGCGCTCACCAGCATGCCGGCGGCGCACAGAATCAACACATTCGCGCTCATACGCAAGGCCTCACAGGAATCGGATCGCCAGCGCCAGAAACGCCAGGCCCAGGGAAATGGAGACCAGCTCCGGAACACGGAACAGGCGGAGCTTCGCGTTGGTGCTTTCGGCGATGGTCACGGCCACCGCCAGCAACAGCACCTTTCCGCCCCACGCCAGGAACGCCACTGCCACCGCCCCCGGCGCGAGGTTCGTCGCAATTCCCACCGGCATGAACAGGTCCACCAGGAGTGTGAGGTACAGCAACTCCTTGACCGCCGACGCCCACTCGACCAGCGCGAGGTCGGGTCCGGCGTACTCAAGGACCATCGCCTCGTGGATCATCGTCAACTCGAGGTGGGTGGCGGGGTTGTCCACGGGAATGCGGCCGGTCTCGGCGATCACGATGATGAAGAGGCCGGCGAAGGCCAGCAGGTCGCTCGGATGCCACGATGGCCCGTGCTCCACCAGGCTGCGGACGAGCACGCCGAGGTTCATGGAACCGGCAGCCAGCGCCGAGGCGAACAACCCCAGCATGAGGGCGGGCTCGGCGAGTGCGGCGATGGTCATGTCGCGGCTCGAGCCCATGCCGCCGAAGGGGCTGCCCGTGTCGAGCGCGGCTGTCGCCAGCGCAAAGCGCCCGAGTGCAAGCGTGCCGACCAGCAGCAGGATGCCGCCGGCGGCCTCGAGCGGCGCCGCGGCGACGAGCACGGGCACCAGCGTGGTGGCGGCCAGGGCCGCCGCGAAGTAGACGCGGGGCCCTGCCACGAAGACCCACGACGCGGTCTCGGATCGGACCGTCTCCTTGCGCAGCAGTTTGGCCAGGTCGTAGTAGCCCTGCATTAGCGGCGGCCCCTGGCGGTTCTGGAGCCGCGCCTTCATCTTCTTGATCGCGGTCTTGAGCAGTGGTGCCACGGCAAGCAGACCTGCGATCTGCAGGACCGCCCCGGCTATCGCCGCCACCGCATCGGGATTCGATGCCATCACGCCGTTCCTCCAAGCCACATCAGCAGGATGACCGCCAGCACCAGCACGTACGCCAGGTAGGCGTGGAGGCTGCCGGCTTGCAGCACTTTCATGCCGGTCGCCGCCCGGACGACCGCGCGCACCAGCGGGCCATAGACATACCGTTCGAAGGTCGGCTCAATTTCGGAGCGGTAGTGCACCTCGCGCGGAAAGTACGGTGACACCTCCCCCAGCGCGTCGACCGTGCGCGTGGGCCGATAAACCGCCCGGAAGATCATCGTCATCGGCTTCGAGAACGCCGTCGCCGAATATTCGCTCTGCGCCGTCAGCTCGCCGCCACAGCCCCACGTCGGCACCCGCCGGGCCGCCAGACCGCGACGCGCCGTCAGCAGACCAGCCACGGCCAGGCCACCAAGCAGCGCCACGCCAAAGACCGCGGGGGCCACGTGGTCGAACGACGTGAGGCCCGACGCCATGCCGAGGCTTCCGTCGGCCATCCGCGCCGCGGGCTGCAACCCTGGGAGCGACGCCATCACGCCCTGCAGCGCCCCGAGCACGACACCCGGCAGAAGACCCAACCCAAGGCAGAGCACCGCGAGAAACGCCTGCGGCGCGAGCATCACGGCGGGCGACTCCTCCGCGTTCGCCGCGGCGGCGCTCCGCGGCAGGGCCAGAAAACTGATACCGAACGCGCGGACGAAACACGCCGCCGCCAGCGCGGTGGTCAGGGCCAGCATTGCCCCGGCCACCGGGAAGTTCAATCGCATCAGGCCAGGCGTTGAGCTGAATCCGAGCAAGAGCGCCTGGAACGTCAGCCACTCGCTCGGGAACCCGTTCAGGAAGGGCAGGCCTGAAATCGCCAGCGCTCCGACCAGGAAGAACAGCCCGGTCCACGGCATTCGCCGCAGCAGGCCGCCAAACTGCTCGAGCTGGCGCGTCCCGGTTGCCATCACGATGCTCCCTGCGCCCAGGAACAGCAACCCCTTGAACACGGCGTGATTCAACACGTGCGTGAGGCTGGCGGCCACTGCCACGCTGGCCAGCGCAGGCTGGCCTTGCGCCATCGCCATCATCGCCGCCCCCAGGCCCAGGACGATGATCCCCGAGTTCTCGATCGTGCTGTAGGCAAGCAGGCGCTTGAGGTCGTTCTGGGTGAGCGCGTAGAGCACCCCCAGGATCGCCGACACCATCCCGACGACCATGGAGGCGAACGCCCAGCTGACGTCCGGTACGCCAAGGCCGAACGCGCACACCCGGTAGAGGCCGTAGATCCCGGCAGTGATGAGCACGGCCGACATCAGGGCTGAGATGCTGCTCGGTGCCGCCGGATGGGCCTCTGGCAGCCAGATGTGAAACGGGATGACGCCGGCCTTCACGCCAAACCCGAGGAAGAACAGCACGAACAGGCCGTCACGCAGGGGCCCCGACACGACGTGCCCCGACAGCAGGACCGGAAACGACATCGAGCCGGACGCCGCCGCGAGCAGCAGGAACCCGGCGACGAGGCAGCCGGTGCCGACGTGCGACATGACCAGGTAGAGGTAGGCGGCACTGCGGCTGGCGCGCGCCTCGTGTTCGGTCGCCACCAGCGCCGCCGTCGCCAGGGTCATCAACTCCCACGCGCACAGGAACACGATCACGCCGTCGGCGACGAACACGACCTCAACGGCGCCGAGCATCAGGTTGAACGCGGCGCCGACAACGGCGATGCGATCGGCGGCGACGGCGTGGGCAAAATAGCCGGCGCTGTAGAGCGCGACCGGCGCCGCGATCAATCCCAAGACCATCAGGAACCAGGCCGACAACGGCGTCACCGCGTAGCTGAACACGATGCCGGATGCCCCGTGATGCACCAGGATGCCCTCGACGGGACGGCCCGACCCGATCACGTACAGGGCCACGCCCATCGTCAGCATCGACGCCAGCAGCGACCCCAGCAGCGCCGTCCATCGCGCGACCCTGGGACGGCGCGCCAACCCGATCGTCACCGCCATCGTCACCAGGCGAATCACGAGTGCCGCCGGCACGCCAACCGCCACCACACCGAACACGCTCAACTTTGCCACCACACCGTGAGAACCAGTCCAACCACCAGGGCAATCACGTACGCGAGGTAGGCGTGAAGGCTTCCGGCCTGCAGCACCTTCATGCCGTCAGCCACCCGTAGCACCGCTCGCACGAGGGGGCCATAGACGAAACGCTCGAAGGTCGGCTCGATCTCGGAGCGGTAGCGAACCTCCTGAGGGAAGTACGGCGAGACCTCGGCCAACGCGTCGACCGCGCGAGTGGGACGATAGACGCCCCGGAAGATCATCATTAGCGGTTTCGAGAAGGCCGTCGCCGTGTACTCGGTGCGCGCCGTCAGCACGCCTCCACATCCCCACGTCGGCACTCGCCGTGCCACCAGGCCTCGCCGCGACGTCAGGAGGGCCGCCAGCGCAAGCCCGGAGAAGAGCGCCACACCGAGCAGGATCGGCATGACGTGGTCGAACGATTCGAGCCCCGACGACATCCCCAGCGCGCCGGGCGCCAGGCCGGGTGACGGACGCAGGCCCGGCAGTGACGACATCACGCCTTCGATCGTCGCGAGCACCGCGCCCGGGAACACGCCTAGGCCGACACACCAGGCCGCGAGCCAGGCCTGTGGGACGAGCATCACCGCCGGGGCTTCGTGCGCGGTGGCGGCCTCATTGCTCCGCGGCAGCGCCAGGAAACTGATGCCGAAGGCCTTCACGAAACACGCCGCCGCCAGCGCGGTCGTCAGGGCGAGGAGGGCCCCGCTCACCGGGAACAGCAGGTGGATCAGCGGTTCGGACGACCCGCGGAAACCGAAGAGAAGAGCCTGGAAGGCCAGCCATTCACTGGCAAAGCCATTCAGGGGTGGCAGACCGGAAATCGCCATGGCCGCAACCAGGAAGAAGAACCCCGTCCACGGCATCCGGCGCAGCAAGCCCCCGAAGTGTTCGATCTGGCGTGTGCCGGTGGTCATCACCACGGCGCCGGCCCCAAGAAACAGCAACCCCTTGAAGATCGCGTGATTGAGGACGTGGTAGAGGCTGGCCGCGATCCCCAGTGCGGCCAGATCGGCGCGGCCGTAGGACAGGCCGATCATCCCGGCGCCAAGCCCCAACAGGATGATGCCGATGTTCTCGATGCTGTGGTACGCGAGCAAGCGCTTGAGATCGTGCTGCATGAGGGCGTACAACACGCCCATCACCGCCGACAGCCCGCCGACGACCACCACGATCACGCCCCACGACAGCCGCGGCACGCCCAAACCGAACGCGCAGACCCGCACCATGCCGTAGATCCCCGTCTTGATGAGCACGGCGGACATCAGAGCGGAGATGCTGGACGGCGCCGCCGGGTGGGCTTCGGGGAGCCAGATGTGGAGGGGCACGATGCCCGCCTTCAGGCCGAAGCCGATGAAGAAGAGGGCGAAGAGCCAGTGCCGCATCGGTGCCGGCGTGGCCTCGCCTGACAGGATCGCGGAGAACGAGAGCGACCCCGAGGCGGCGGCCAGCGTCATGAACCCGGCGATCAGGCAGCCGGTGGCGACATGCGACATCACCAGGTAAAGGTACGCGGCGCGCCGGCTCGCACGCTCCTCGTGATCGGTGGCGACGAGCGCCGCCGTCACCAGGGTCATGAGTTCCCAGGCGCCCAGGAAGGTCAGCACGTCGGCGGCCGTGAACACGACCTCCACGGCACCGACGAGCAGATTGAACGCCACCCCGAGAAAGACCGAACGCCGGCTGAGATGCGGATGCCCGACATATCCGATGCTGAAGATCGCGATCGGCGCGGCGACGATTGACAGAACCGCCAGGAACCAGGCGGCCAGCCCGTCCACCGAATATGCCGACGAGAACCCGGACGCCTGCTGGACAAACAGCACCCCATCCACCGGCACGCCGGTGCGCAGCACATCCGCCGCCATCAGGCCGGTGACGAGCGAGGCCAGAGCGGATCCAAGGAACGCGACCCGACGCGCCGCGGCGCGCCGCCGCCACACCAGCAGAGTCACCGCGACGACCGCAAACCGGAGTGCAAGCACTGCGGGCGGGCCGATCGTCGGCTCGAATGGCGTCATGGTTTCGCCTGCCCGGCGTCGTCCACTAGCGGCGCCCCTCGCGGCTCATCGAGCGACAGTCGAGACAATCCTGGCGATCACGGCAAGCACGGCCAGCAGGATCAACACAGTGGCAATCCTCTTTCGTTGAGTCGGATCGATCGGGAGGGGCTGGGGCGCCGACTTGTGACGATCTGTCATGACCATTCACCTCGTCAAACTGCCGCGTCGGAAGGCACATCGTAGCTCCTTTTCGGCCCGCGGGCTCACGGCCAGCTCGACGGCAAGGTAATCAGGCGCCTTGATGTCCTCGAGGTTGATCCCGCCAGACGTCGGCGGATAACGGAGCGTTTTCATCGGTGTGCTAGTCCGTGTCAGTGCGTCTGGTTCTGGTTCGCGCGGCCAGGCCGGTCGAGCGTTTTCCGCATCCACGCCACCGCCGGGTCGACGACGACGGCGGTGTAGCCGTGCCGCTCGAACGGCACCAGGGCTTCATCGCCATCAAGCAGCAACATCAAACAGCCGATGCCATCGGCGCGGGCCACGCGTTCGACCGACGCCAGCAGCAACTCGGCGGCGCGGGCGGTGCCGGCGCCGGGCAGGGTCCGATCGACGAGGAATTCGTGCACCACGCGCACGTCGCTGTCGACCGCCCGATAGGCTGCCAGACCAATGGGAGTGGCACCCGCCGTCAACACGACCCACGCCGATTGCCGCAGGTGTCTCACGCGCGCGCGGGTCAGGGCGTGACCGGCGGGACAGCTTCGTACGGGGTCGGCGGCGCAGGAGCAACCGTCGATTACGGCGGCGTCGATCCGTCGCGTGTCTGGAACCGATAGGTGAAGTTCATTCATCGCGCTCTCCCTCCCAATTGCCGGCCCGGGGCGATCCTCCCGCCCTCTGTTGTATTAATATAATACGATATTTGAATATATCAACAGCGACGGGCCCTGGCGCGGGCCTTCGCTGGTCAGCCCCGGCGGGCCTCCCGCCGCATTTCGCGGAGCTTTCCTCCGGTATCGACCAGATGATTGTTGAAGATGCGACGGGCCACGTCGAGCAGGTCGTTGATGGTTGGGTCTCGCAGCGCGTAGCGCACCGACACGCCCTGCTTCTGCGATGTGACGAGGCCCTGATTCCGCAGCACCGTCAACTGCTGGGACACGACCGGCTGACCCAATCCCAGGCTCTCCTGGAGTTCCTGGACCGACCGATCGCCGCGGGCCAGGATCTCGAGAATCTTGATGCGGACCGGATGGGCGAGCGCCCGGAAGAACTGGGCCTTAAACGTCTGGAGCTGGCTGGTTGCCATAGGGAGTCGATTGCCCGAGTGCGTCAACGTGTGACGACTAGGGACGCCCCGACACGACTCGAGGACGCTCTCTAGTATATATATCTTATTATACAGATATATAAGATCACATCAAGCGGACGACTCTGGCCCAGTGGCGCGGTCACCCAATAACCGGCAATCAGTCGATCGCCCATGCCGCCATCCCCTACACTTCCCAGTCGAGCGACCGCCCCACCGCCTTCTTCCATCCCGCGTACAACTTCTCGCTCTTGGCCTTGTCCATCGACGGACGGAACTCGCGATCGAGCGCCCAGTTCGCGGCCACGTCGTCCAGGCCCTTCCAGTAGCCCACGGCCAGGCCCGCGAGATACGCGGCGCCGAGCGCCGTGGTCTCGGCCACCACCGGACGCCGTACGGTCACATTGAGCAGATCAGCCTGGAACTGCAGCAGCGTGGCGTTCGCGGCGGCGCCGCCGTCGACCTTCAGCGTGGTGAGCGGCAGGCCCGACTCCAACTGCATCACTTCCAACACATCGCGCGTTTGATACGCCATCGCATCAACAGCCGCGCGGGCGATGTGCGCCATCTGTGTGTTGCGCGTCAGGCCCACGATCACGCCGCGGGCGCGTGGATCCCAATACGGCGCGCCAAGGCCGACAAACGCCGGCACCAGATAGACACCATCCGTGTCGGGCACTTCAGCCATCAGACGCTCGACGTCGGCCGAGGAGTCAATCGCCTTGAGGCCGTCGCGCAGCCACTGCACCGCGGCGCCGGCCACGAACACCGAGCCTTCGAGCGCGTAGGTGGTGACGCCGCCGATCTTCCACGCCACGGTGGTGAGCAGGCCCTTCTCCGACGGCACCGGCTTGGTGCCGGTGTTGAGGAGCATGAAGCACCCGGTGCCGTAGGTGTTCTTGGCGGAACCCGCCTCGAAGCAGGCCTGACCGAAGAGCGCCGCCTGCTGATCGCCGGCGTCGCCGGCCACGGGAATCGCGGCGCCGAACAACGACGGATCCGTGTGGCCGTACACCTCGCTGGACGACTTCACCTCCGGCAACATCGCGCGCGGCACGTCCAGCAGCTTCAGCAACTCGTCGTCCCACTGCAGCGTGTGGATGTTGAACAGCAACGTGCGGCTGGCGTTGCTCACGTCGGTGACGTGGACCTGGCCGCCGGTCAGGCGCCAGATCAGGAAGGTATCGATGGTGCCGAACAACACCTCGCCTCTGGCGGCGCGGGCCCGCAGGCCATCATGCGAATCGAGCAGGTGCTTGATCTTGGTACCCGAGAAATAGGCATCGACGACCAGGCCCGTCTTCTTGCGGAACGTGGGCTCGTGACCATCGGCCTTGAGGCGATCGCAGATCGGCGCGGTCACGCGGCTCTGCCAGACGATGGCATTGGCGATCGGCTTGCCGGTGGCCTTGTCCCACAGCACCGTCGTCTCGCGCTGATTGGTGACGCCGATCGCGGCCAGGTCCGCGGCGGTGATGCCGGCGCGGCTGATGGCGTCGCGCGCGGTCTGCAACTGCGTGGACCAGATCGCCTCGGGGTCGTGCTCGACGTGCCCGGGACCCGGGAAGATCTGCGGGAACTCCTGCTGGGCCGTCGCCACGGCCTTGCCGGATCGATCGAACACAATCGCGCGGCTGGACGTGGTGCCCTGGTCAAGGGCGAGAACAAAGGAACCTGCCCTGAGCGAAGTCGAAGGGCTCATCGACCCGCCTCCGGCGCGACGTGGTGCTTGTTGATAAAGACGTCGTAGAGCCAGGCGCCGAGGATCGCCCCCACGCACGGGGCCACCACCGGAACCCACCACCAGCCGCCGCCCGCCGTGAAGACGCCCGGCCCCCAACCCGCCAGGGCGGTGAACAGGCGCGGACCAAGGTCGCGCGCCGGGTTGATCGCGTACCCGGCATTGAAGCCGAACGCCACGCCGATGGCGACCACCAGCAAGCCGACCAGCGGCGCCGTCAGCCAGGCCGGCGGCGCGACGTTGCGCTGGTCCGTCACCGCCAGCACGCCCGCCATCAACAGCATGGTCCCGACCACTTGATCCACGAACCCTCCGGCGAGCGACAAATACGGCTGCGGATAGGTCGCGAAGATGCCGGCCGTGGCCGTGGCGCCTTCAATCATGCGCGCGCCGCCGTCGAACGCCGTGAACGCCTCGCGATAGGTGAGGAAGACGAGGGCGGAGGCGGCAAAGGCGCCAGCCGTCTGCGCCAGCGCGTATGGGATGACCTTGATCCAGGGGAAGGTGCGGTGAACGGCGAGGGCGACCGTGACGGCGGGGTTCAGGTGGGCGCCCGACACGCCCGCCGACGTGTAGATGCCGAGCATCACGCCGAGGCCCCAGCCGATGTTGATGGCAAGGTAGGACCCGTTCGCGTCTTTGCTGAGCACCGTTTGCGCCACGACGCCGGCGCCGAACGCAATCAGGATGAAGGTGCCGAAGAATTCCGCCGCGGCTTCCCGCGCTGTGCCTTTGAGCATGCGCGGGATTCTATTAGTTTTTGGCCCTCAACACGATGATGTGTTGCCAGGGCAGCACGTCGATGACCTTGTCGAGCATGAAGCCCTCGGCCTCCAACTCCATCTTCACTTCGGCCACGCTCATCTTGTGGACCTGGAGGATGGGGACCTGGGGGTCTTCCTTGCGGAACTCGAACAGTACCAGCCGCCCGCCCGGCTTGAACACCCCGCGGAGGCGCTGGAGGAACAGCTGCGGCGACTGCAACTCGTGGTACACGTCCACCATGATCGCCAGGTCGATCGATCCGGGCGGCAGCTTGGGATCATCCATGCCGCCCAGCACCGGCGTGACGTTGGCCAGGCCCTCGGCCTGGATGCGGCGGGTGAGCAGTTCCAGCATGCCGGGCTGAATGTCCGTGGCATACACGCGGCCGGTCGCGCCCACCAGCTTGGACATCCTCGACGTGTAGTAGCCGGACCCGGCGCCGATGTCAGCCACCACCATCCCCGGTTTGAGGTCGAGCGCCGCCAGCGCCTTGGAGGGCGCCTCTTCGGATTCCCGCTCCGGGCGCTCGAGCCACGGGGCGCCGCCGACGCCCATCACCGGCGCCAGCACGCGGCCACTGACCGGGTGCCGGCGCTGCGCCTCCGCCAGCGACACGAAACCTACACAGAGGGCGAGAACCAGCGCGGCAGTCCGGGTTAACATGTGTGCTTCCCTATTGTCATGACGTTGTCCGCACGAGCGGCATCTCCGGGTGATGTCCCGGCGATTGCCCAAATCTACAACGAAGGCATCGAAGACCGCGTCGGCACCTTCGAGACCCGTCCGCGCACGGTGGATGACGTGCGCGCGTGGTTCGACGACGTCCATCCCATCGTCGTGGTGGAGGCCGAGGGCGGGCGCGTGGTCGCGTTCGCGTCAACCTCGACCTATCGTAACCGCGACTGCTACGCCGGCATCGCCGAGTTTTCGGTCTACGTCTCGCGCGCGATGCGCGGGCAGGGCGCCGGCTTCGTGGCGATGGAGGCCCTGATCGCCGCCGCCGCCAAGGCCGGCTTCTGGAAGCTGGTGTCGCGGATCTTCATCGAGAACACGGCCAGCCGCCGGCTGATGGCGCGGGTCGGGTTCCGCGAAGTCGGCATCTACGAAAAGCACGGCAAGCTCGACGGGGTCTGGCGCGACGCGGTGATCGTGGAGCGCGTCATCCCCGAGAACCTCCGCTGATGAAACGGACGGTTCCGCAGGTCATCTCGCTCATCGCCATCGTGGTGGGCTTCACCCTGTTCATCATCACGATGATGGGGCTGGATCGCGACGAAACCCTGAGCGAGGCGCGCGCCATCGGCCTGGCGCTGCCACTGGTGCTGCTGCCCAGCGTCGGCTGGCACCTGCTGCGCGCCACGGGCTGGTGGATCTGCTTTCCGCCCGAGCATCGGCCGTCGTTCTGGCGCGTGTTCCGCGTCCGCCTGGCCGCCGACGGCGTCGGCTACTTCACCATTCGCGGCGTGGCCAGCGAACCGCTCCGCGTGGTGCTGCTCATGGGCCAGGTGCCCGCCGTGGTGTCGGCGGCGGCGTCGGTGCTCGAGCGCACGGCGATGGGCATCATGAGCGTGGTCGGCGTCGGCCTGTTCGCGGCCGTGGCGGTGTCGTCCGACATGCTGCCGGCGGCGTGGCAAGGCGTGTTCCGCGGCATTGCGATTACGGCGCTCGTGGTCCTGGTCTTATCACTGCTCTTCCTGATGCGCACGGGCCGCTACTTCGGCCCGTTGATCGAGGGCATTCACCGTCGCACCGGCTGGCGCTGGGCCGGCGGCCGCACCGTGCATGCGATCAGCGCCGTCGAGGACCTGTTCCTGAAACTGGCGCGGACCGATCCCCGCCGGATCGAATTGCTCGTCGCCCTCAGCGTGGCGTGTTACGCGCTGATGGCGATGGAGGTGTACCTGGTGTTCTGGGCCATCG
This genomic interval from Vicinamibacterales bacterium contains the following:
- a CDS encoding methyltransferase domain-containing protein, with amino-acid sequence MLTRTAALVLALCVGFVSLAEAQRRHPVSGRVLAPVMGVGGAPWLERPERESEEAPSKALAALDLKPGMVVADIGAGSGYYTSRMSKLVGATGRVYATDIQPGMLELLTRRIQAEGLANVTPVLGGMDDPKLPPGSIDLAIMVDVYHELQSPQLFLQRLRGVFKPGGRLVLFEFRKEDPQVPILQVHKMSVAEVKMELEAEGFMLDKVIDVLPWQHIIVLRAKN
- a CDS encoding arsinothricin resistance N-acetyltransferase ArsN1 family A; translated protein: MTLSARAASPGDVPAIAQIYNEGIEDRVGTFETRPRTVDDVRAWFDDVHPIVVVEAEGGRVVAFASTSTYRNRDCYAGIAEFSVYVSRAMRGQGAGFVAMEALIAAAAKAGFWKLVSRIFIENTASRRLMARVGFREVGIYEKHGKLDGVWRDAVIVERVIPENLR
- a CDS encoding lysylphosphatidylglycerol synthase transmembrane domain-containing protein; amino-acid sequence: MKRTVPQVISLIAIVVGFTLFIITMMGLDRDETLSEARAIGLALPLVLLPSVGWHLLRATGWWICFPPEHRPSFWRVFRVRLAADGVGYFTIRGVASEPLRVVLLMGQVPAVVSAAASVLERTAMGIMSVVGVGLFAAVAVSSDMLPAAWQGVFRGIAITALVVLVLSLLFLMRTGRYFGPLIEGIHRRTGWRWAGGRTVHAISAVEDLFLKLARTDPRRIELLVALSVACYALMAMEVYLVFWAIGQPISPWVGTIVETFTRSASVAGGAIPGNLGALEASNVAVVKALGLVGGGTLALFRRVRSLIFATAGLAMYPRDTVAPPLEADTP